CCTTTACGAGTCTTGCATCCCCATTGCCTGCTGCAGCGGCTACCGTGGCTCCAATTACGGCAGAGAAGCTGCTCTGGAGACTGCCCTCGCTGACGTCGGCCGCACTCTGCTTGCCGGTCGCTTCGGGCACTGCGCTCATCAATTGGCTTAGTATCTTCACGTTTATTGTTATTGCAACGCTATGGCCAAACTAAAAAATCTTGTACCACTTATCTAAGTGCTTGATTTTTTGATGACTTACTATCTATGTCACTTCTATCACTTCATTTATTTCCAGAATATCTAGGCAACGTTGCCTACTTTGCCGGGTAACACTAGGCAAACCTTGCCTACTTGAAAGCCCGGCGCGAAGAAAAGTTATCGTCCATCACGCCTTGTTCCTTCTTCGCCAGCTCTTTGTAGAACAATTCCTTCTGATCGCCGCGCATCTCCGTAAGCACCTCGGCTTTACGGTGCGCGTCCTGGTAGATCTTCATCTGTTGATCGCGCAGCGTCTCCAGCTTCGCAAGCTGTGCGCGGCCGCTCTCTTCGAGACGCTCCACCACACGCACCTGCTCATAGGAATTGAGCAAGTCAACGGCTGAAGTGGATTGTTGAAGTGCTTCTTCGCGCATGCGAAAGAGCCCCTCACGCCGCGCCGCCAGATCAGCGAGCGACTGGCGCGACTGGACAATCTGTCCCTGGATCTGGCCCAGCAAACGCTCTTCACGCTGCTCGGCGATCTCTCTCAGCTTCAGCAAAGTCGCGAGTGAGAATCGAAAGGCCATGTCAGTTCGGGACGCTCATCAGTTGCTGCAGCATCTCCGCAAATCCCGGAGTTTCAGTCGAACTCTGGTTGAGGAAGCGGTTCACCTGCGGCAGCACCTCGACCGCGCGATCAAGCACCGCATCAAACCCCTTCTGGTAGGCACCGATGCGAATAAGATCTTCCGACTTCGCATACGAAGCTAGCAGAACACGCAGAGCGCGGCTCTTCGTCATATGCTCGGGCGATGTAATCGACGGCTGCAGACGGCTCAAACTATCAAGCACCGATATCGGCGGATAGTGGTTCTGCAACGCCAGGTTACGGTCGAGAATGATATGACCATCGAGCAGCGACCGCACCGTATCCACCACCGGGTCCTGTTGATCGTCACCTTCCATCAACACTGTGTAGAAGGCCGTTATGCTTCCCTTGTTGAAGTTTCCCGCCCGCTCTACAAGACGTGCCAGCACATTGATCACCGAGGGCGTATATCCCTTGCTCGTCGGCGGCTCCCCCGCCGCCAGGCCAACCTCGCGTTGCGCCATGGCAAATCGCGTCAACGAATCGACCACCAGCAGCACGTTCTTTCCCTCCGCCGCAAAGTGCTCCGCAATCGCAGTAGCAGCGAGCGCCGCGCGCATCTTCAATAGCGGCGACTGGTCCGATGTCGATACAACCAGAATGGCGCGGCTGCGTCCTTCTTCGCCAATCACTTCGAGAAACTCCTGAACTTCGCGGCCACGTTCGCCGATCAGCGCCATCACCGTCATGTCCGCCTCGGTCCCGCGAGCCATCATCCCCAGTAGAGTGCTCTTACCCACGCCGCTGCCGCCGAAGATGCCCAGCCGTTGACCTCTGCCGCAAGTGATGAAAGCATCGATGGCTCGAACACCGCAACCGAGGGGGCTGCGAATCGGCGTGCGGTCCAACGGCAACGGAGCGCTTCCATCCACCGGCATCGATCGCCGTGCCGTGTAGTTCCCAAGCGAGTCGAGAGGCTCGCCTGTGCCATCAATCACGCGGCCAAGGAGCTCTGGTCCCACCCGGATCGATGGCCGCCCGCCGGTCGCAACAATCTTGTCTCCATAGCGAATCCCTCGCGGCAACTGGAGCGTCATCGTCAACATCACCGGCCCGCGAAAGCCAACGACTTCGCCCGTATAAACACGGCCGTCTAGCGTTGTGATCTCGCACTCGTCGCCGACCGAGCAGAAGGGTCCTTCGGACTCGACAAGATTCCCAACCACCTGCAGCACGCGACCGCTCCAGCGCAGGCTGCCTGTCTGCTCCAGTTGATTGAAGTAGGGCGAAAGGGGTGTCGGCATAGGGTCTAGGGCTTCTGCGCAAGGACGTCGAAGAACCCGCGCTCGACTTCCTTTAGCTGCGCATCAAGGCTGAAGTTCACCGTGCCAAGCTCAGTCTCAAGCACACAGTCCCCGCGCTCTAGGTCGGCATCCTCAACCACTCGTGTCTCGAGGTTGATCGCGAGCGACGCAACATGGGAGCGCCACTGGTTCGCCTGCTCTGGCCGTACACGGATCGTCGCGGTCGAACCTTCCTTAAGCTGACCCAGAGCAAGATGAACGATAGCCGAAAGAAGCATCGGATCGACCTGTGCCTCGCGATGAAGGATCTTCCCCGCGATGGCCAGCGCCAGTTGCACGACCTCGGCTTCAACCCGGGAGAAATAGACCTTTTGAGACTTCTCAAAGTCGGCAATCGCTTTCATCACGCGCTGATGTTCGGCGTCTAACCTCTGGTCGAAATCAAGCTGCATCGCAGCCTGGGCCGCGGCATATCCTGCTGCTCTCTCAGAGGCCAGCCGATCGTTCAGACTCCGCTCAGTGAGACGGACCTCGGGCTCGGTAGATGCTTCCTGTCCTTCAAACTCAGCTGCCTCGGGACTCGGGTCATCCGTCGAACGATAGAGGAAGCTGGACACATTGACCGCAGAGGCTGCCGGAATTACCGGGACCTTAGAGAACATATTCATCTGCTCCCTCGCTCTTCAAAATCATCTTGCCTTCAGCCTCAAGCCTGCGGGCGACAGCGACCACTTCCATCTGCGCCTTAGCTACGTCCTTGCTGCGAACGGGGCCCATCTGGTCGGCCTCTTCCTTCAACATCTCGATCGCGCGAGAGGACATCGTGGAGAAGAAGTGTTCCTTCAGAGTCTCCGAAGCGCTCTTCAATGCCAGGGTCAAGGTCTTCTTATCGACGGCGCCAGTGAGTGACCGCAGTTGAACCTCTGAGACCTCGAGGAAGTCCTCGAAGGTAAACATGAGATCGCGGATGCTCGACGCGAGAGTCGCCTCTTCGCGCTCGATCGCCTCTAGGATCTCTCCGGAGGTCGTCGCATCGATGTTGTTCATCAAGTCCGCGACGCTCTGGAAGCCCGAGTACGTCTTCTTCTTCTGGTCGCCGACGGAACGCAACCGGCGGTTCAATACGATGGCAACCTTCTCCGCCATTGCCGGAGAGAACTGCCGCAGATTCGCCAGACGCCGCACCGACTCCGCGCGTACCGGATGTGGAAGGCACATCAGAAGCGCCGACGCCTGCTTCGTCTCAAGATGGCCGAGGATCAGCGCAATAGTCTGCGGATGCTCGCCTTCAAGGAACCGCGCCAACTGCTTGGGATCGACCCGCTGAAGTGACTCAACGCGTGAAGAACTTGTCTCCTGCGCCCGCACCAGCCGCTGCACCATCGTCTGCGCGCCGTTCTCGCCGAATGCCTTGACCAGCATGCGCGTCGCCACTTCACGGCCACCAGACGAGATATGTTCGGACGCGATGGCCATCTGCTGAAACTCCTGCAGAATTTGCAACGATACCTCTTTCGGTATCGAGCCCAGCCGTGCGATCTCGTGCGTCAGTCCCTGCAGATCCTCCTCAGTGAGGTGGTGGAAGATCGACGCCGCAGCTTCTTCGCTCAACATGGTCATCAGGATGGCCGCCTTACGCGTTCCTGACAGGTTGTGAATGTTGACGTCTGGGCTCACTTGATCTCCTCCCTGAGCCACGCTTGCAGCAGGCGCGCGCTCTTGGCCGGCTCTGCTTCTACCTGCGCCCCAAGCTGTTCACGCAGTTGTCGCGCAGCGCTCACGCTGGTTGGTAGAGCTGGAACGGGTGACTCGGCTGCAGCCAACACAGGCTGCGTTGGCATCTGGACGACTTGTTCAAGAACCTTCTTCTGCATAGGTCGGATCATCAGGACATAGGCCATCAGGAAGAGGATCGCCAGCATCGCGTAGCGGACGATCGAGGAGTAATCCGATAGCCCCTTGCGCGCCTGCTCGAAGACGGTGGCCGGCGTGCGCTCGTCGGGAGCGGCAGAGGCGAAGGAAAGATTCTGTACCGTGATCGCGTCGCCGCGAGCCGTGTCGAGCCCGATCGCATTCGTGGCCAGCGTCTGAATCTGTTCCAGCTCCTGCGGCGTGCGCTTCGTGCGCACTTCAGTCCACTTGCCGTTCTTCTCCAGCTTGCGCGTTACCGCGTCATCCACCAGCAGCGCCGCGGTGATGCGCTTGATTCTGCCCGCCGGCTGCATTGAGTGCCGGCTGATCTTGTTCACGCCGTACGTCGCGCTTTCGGTCTTCGATACCTGGGCGTTGCTGTCGTCTCCGTTCGTCACGGGAACATTGGGCAGCTTCTGCGGAACATTGCTGGTCGTTCCCGGAACGCCACCCACGGCGACCTTACCTCCGCCTGAAGACTCATCCGAGCGCTGAATCTGCAGCGTCGCACTGACACTGGGATCGTACTTCTCCAGGTTCTCTTCCATCGTGCTCGGGTCGTACTCCACATTCACACTTGCGCGAATGTGGTCCGCACCCACAACCGGGCCCAGCGTTGCGATCAGGCGCTGCGACAACTGCCGCTCTGCTCCATCGTCGCCACCCGCGTCTCCGCCAGTATTCAAAGCCAGGTTGGAGTCGGCATCGATGATCGAGACATCGCTCGGCTTCAGACCCTCCACAGCGCCTGAAACCATGCGTTGAATCGACGCGGTCTCGTCATGCGTCAGACCGCCTCTCGCCAGCTTCAGCGTGACCGAGGCCTTGGCTCCGCGCTCCCGGTCCACGAATACCGAATCAGTAGCCATCACCAGGTGGACTCGCGCGCTCTTCACGTTCGCAAGCGTCGTAATGGTGCGTTCCAGTTCGCCTTCGAGCGCCCGCTGATAGTTCACCTTCTCATCAAACTCGGTCTGTCCCCAAGAGACCTTGTCGAAGATCTCAAAGCCCATGCGGCCAGAGTGGGTGGGGCTGCTTGAAGAAATATCCAAACGCGCCGCGTCGAGCTGATCAGAAGGTACACTGATGCTCTTCCCATCCGCGCTCAGTTGATAGGGAATGTTCTTCGACTTCAGCTCGGCTGAAATCGTCTGCGCGTCAGCCGTCTCTAGTCCGCTCATTAGCGGCTTGTAGTCCGGGGTGGACATCAGATTTGCGAACAGCCCCACAAGGCCCACCGTGGCAACGGCCCCCGCGCCCAGCATCAGCCGCTGCTTCGGGGTCCGTGTCATCCAGAACTGCTTAAGCTGGGCGAAAATTTGACTCGTCTCTGCCATATGTTTTCTTAGGTGTCCCGGTTGCTAAAGGCGATCAGCTAAAACTGCATCTTCTCGATGTCCTGGTAGGCGGTCACGATCTTGTTCCGCACCTGCATCATCAGTTGGAAGGCGACATCAGCCTTCTCGACCGACACCATCACCTTGCTCATGTCGGCGTTGCCGCCCTGCAGCAGCGTACCCACTTGGTTGTCTGCAGTGCTTTGAAGATTGCTCACCTGGTTGATCGCGCCCTTCAGCACATCGCCAAAGCTGCCGCTGTCGCTGCTGGAATCGAGGCCACCGGCCAGAGAGTTGAGACTTGAGGGCAACGAGGTCAAAGGACCCACACCCATTGGCATTCCGATGCTCATCTTGATAGCTCCTGAAAATTCAAAACTGCTTCTTCAAACTGGGTTGATTGAAACTAACTCTTGAGAATGTCGATAGACTGTTGGATCATTTGCTTCGCCGCAGCAACCGCGGAAGCGTTCAGTTGGTAAGCACGCGTAGAACCCATGAGGTCCACCATCTCCTGCACCGGGTTGATGGCCGGATAAGCGACGAAGCCGTCCTTATCAGCATCCGGATGACCAGGCTCATAGCGCATGACCGGAGGCGTCGGGTCATCAATTACTTGCGAGACGCGCACCGTTCCACCCGTCTTGGTCAAGCCGCCGGCGCTGGCAAAGGCGGTCTGAAACGAGCTGTTGCCCTGCGAAGCGAAGACAACTTCCTTGCGGCGGAAAGGTCCTCCGTCATCGGTGTGTGTCGTCTCGGCGTTCGCCATGTTCGTGGCGATCACTTCAGAACGCTGGCGCTCCGCCGAAAGCGCGGACGCACTGATCTTCAGCATGTCAAAAGGACCCATCGCTAGTTACCTCCGTTGATGGCTTGCAGGATCTGGTGAAACTGTGACTTCACCATCTGTGTGCCCATCTGAAACTGCAGCTGTGTCTGAGCGAGCAGCGTGCTCTCGCGGTCCAGGTTGACGTTGTTCCCGTCAGGACGCTCGAGCAGGCCACTGACCTCGTTGACTACCGGCGAAAGCTGAAGCCCACTACCATCGCTCGCCTGCGCCAGCGCCTGCTTGAAGTTGATGTCCTTGGTCTTGTAACCAGGGGTATCGACGTTCGCCATGTTCGCTGCGATCGTCTGCTCGCGGTCTGTCGTTACCTCCAGAAACCGTTCGAGCGAAGTGGGAAGAAAACCGGTGTCTGCCATTACGCATATCTCCTTGGGGGAAGTCCATACTCACGAATTCGGTTGCGCATCGTGCGGATGCTGATGCCCAGCAT
This Granulicella aggregans DNA region includes the following protein-coding sequences:
- a CDS encoding flagellar export protein FliJ, with amino-acid sequence MAFRFSLATLLKLREIAEQREERLLGQIQGQIVQSRQSLADLAARREGLFRMREEALQQSTSAVDLLNSYEQVRVVERLEESGRAQLAKLETLRDQQMKIYQDAHRKAEVLTEMRGDQKELFYKELAKKEQGVMDDNFSSRRAFK
- a CDS encoding FliI/YscN family ATPase, which produces MPTPLSPYFNQLEQTGSLRWSGRVLQVVGNLVESEGPFCSVGDECEITTLDGRVYTGEVVGFRGPVMLTMTLQLPRGIRYGDKIVATGGRPSIRVGPELLGRVIDGTGEPLDSLGNYTARRSMPVDGSAPLPLDRTPIRSPLGCGVRAIDAFITCGRGQRLGIFGGSGVGKSTLLGMMARGTEADMTVMALIGERGREVQEFLEVIGEEGRSRAILVVSTSDQSPLLKMRAALAATAIAEHFAAEGKNVLLVVDSLTRFAMAQREVGLAAGEPPTSKGYTPSVINVLARLVERAGNFNKGSITAFYTVLMEGDDQQDPVVDTVRSLLDGHIILDRNLALQNHYPPISVLDSLSRLQPSITSPEHMTKSRALRVLLASYAKSEDLIRIGAYQKGFDAVLDRAVEVLPQVNRFLNQSSTETPGFAEMLQQLMSVPN
- a CDS encoding FliH/SctL family protein; the protein is MFSKVPVIPAASAVNVSSFLYRSTDDPSPEAAEFEGQEASTEPEVRLTERSLNDRLASERAAGYAAAQAAMQLDFDQRLDAEHQRVMKAIADFEKSQKVYFSRVEAEVVQLALAIAGKILHREAQVDPMLLSAIVHLALGQLKEGSTATIRVRPEQANQWRSHVASLAINLETRVVEDADLERGDCVLETELGTVNFSLDAQLKEVERGFFDVLAQKP
- the fliG gene encoding flagellar motor switch protein FliG; the protein is MSPDVNIHNLSGTRKAAILMTMLSEEAAASIFHHLTEEDLQGLTHEIARLGSIPKEVSLQILQEFQQMAIASEHISSGGREVATRMLVKAFGENGAQTMVQRLVRAQETSSSRVESLQRVDPKQLARFLEGEHPQTIALILGHLETKQASALLMCLPHPVRAESVRRLANLRQFSPAMAEKVAIVLNRRLRSVGDQKKKTYSGFQSVADLMNNIDATTSGEILEAIEREEATLASSIRDLMFTFEDFLEVSEVQLRSLTGAVDKKTLTLALKSASETLKEHFFSTMSSRAIEMLKEEADQMGPVRSKDVAKAQMEVVAVARRLEAEGKMILKSEGADEYVL
- the fliF gene encoding flagellar basal-body MS-ring/collar protein FliF, yielding MAETSQIFAQLKQFWMTRTPKQRLMLGAGAVATVGLVGLFANLMSTPDYKPLMSGLETADAQTISAELKSKNIPYQLSADGKSISVPSDQLDAARLDISSSSPTHSGRMGFEIFDKVSWGQTEFDEKVNYQRALEGELERTITTLANVKSARVHLVMATDSVFVDRERGAKASVTLKLARGGLTHDETASIQRMVSGAVEGLKPSDVSIIDADSNLALNTGGDAGGDDGAERQLSQRLIATLGPVVGADHIRASVNVEYDPSTMEENLEKYDPSVSATLQIQRSDESSGGGKVAVGGVPGTTSNVPQKLPNVPVTNGDDSNAQVSKTESATYGVNKISRHSMQPAGRIKRITAALLVDDAVTRKLEKNGKWTEVRTKRTPQELEQIQTLATNAIGLDTARGDAITVQNLSFASAAPDERTPATVFEQARKGLSDYSSIVRYAMLAILFLMAYVLMIRPMQKKVLEQVVQMPTQPVLAAAESPVPALPTSVSAARQLREQLGAQVEAEPAKSARLLQAWLREEIK
- the fliE gene encoding flagellar hook-basal body complex protein FliE, with product MSIGMPMGVGPLTSLPSSLNSLAGGLDSSSDSGSFGDVLKGAINQVSNLQSTADNQVGTLLQGGNADMSKVMVSVEKADVAFQLMMQVRNKIVTAYQDIEKMQF
- the flgC gene encoding flagellar basal body rod protein FlgC, which produces MGPFDMLKISASALSAERQRSEVIATNMANAETTHTDDGGPFRRKEVVFASQGNSSFQTAFASAGGLTKTGGTVRVSQVIDDPTPPVMRYEPGHPDADKDGFVAYPAINPVQEMVDLMGSTRAYQLNASAVAAAKQMIQQSIDILKS
- a CDS encoding flagellar basal body rod protein FlgB, with protein sequence MADTGFLPTSLERFLEVTTDREQTIAANMANVDTPGYKTKDINFKQALAQASDGSGLQLSPVVNEVSGLLERPDGNNVNLDRESTLLAQTQLQFQMGTQMVKSQFHQILQAINGGN